In Streptomyces sp. NBC_01439, the following are encoded in one genomic region:
- a CDS encoding dihydrodipicolinate synthase family protein has translation MAQDIARNLPLHGIHVPLITPFTRTGDVAAEALEALAHEVLDAGARGIVALGTTAEAAGLDGAERDLVTTVCARVCGERGAPLAVGAGAGGTRAAEASLARLTRWPEVRAALVTVPPFVRPSAAGVLAHFARLAEVSPVPLIVYHIPYRTGQPLDAAALRALGALPGVAGVKYAGGGIGEDAVALLGDLPAGFEVLAGDDAYLSPLLALGAVGGILASAHLATDRFAELDAAWRAGDVARARPLGHALARMSAAAFAEPNPAVLKGVLHAQGRIPTPDVRLPLLPASRGAVTAVTAALERLA, from the coding sequence GATCACCCCCTTCACCCGCACCGGGGACGTCGCGGCCGAGGCGCTGGAGGCGCTCGCCCACGAGGTGCTCGACGCGGGCGCCCGCGGCATCGTCGCGCTCGGCACCACCGCGGAGGCGGCCGGCCTCGACGGGGCGGAGCGCGACCTCGTCACCACGGTGTGCGCCCGGGTCTGCGGGGAGCGGGGCGCACCACTGGCCGTCGGTGCGGGGGCCGGCGGCACCCGGGCCGCCGAGGCCTCGCTGGCCCGACTGACCCGGTGGCCCGAGGTGCGGGCGGCGCTGGTGACGGTGCCGCCGTTCGTCCGCCCCTCGGCCGCCGGGGTGCTGGCGCACTTCGCGCGACTGGCCGAGGTGAGCCCCGTACCGCTGATCGTCTATCACATCCCGTACCGGACCGGGCAGCCCCTGGACGCGGCCGCACTGCGGGCGCTCGGAGCGCTGCCGGGGGTCGCCGGCGTGAAGTACGCGGGCGGCGGCATCGGCGAGGACGCGGTGGCGCTGCTCGGGGACCTGCCGGCCGGGTTCGAGGTGCTGGCCGGCGACGACGCCTACCTGTCCCCGCTGCTGGCGCTGGGAGCGGTGGGCGGGATCCTGGCCTCGGCACATCTGGCGACGGACCGCTTCGCGGAGCTCGACGCGGCCTGGCGGGCGGGTGACGTGGCCCGGGCGCGGCCGCTGGGGCACGCGCTGGCCCGGATGTCGGCGGCGGCCTTCGCCGAGCCCAATCCGGCGGTCCTCAAGGGCGTCCTGCACGCCCAGGGGCGGATCCCGACCCCCGACGTCCGGCTGCCCCTGTTGCCGGCCTCGCGGGGGGCGGTGACGGCTGTGACGGCCGCCCTGGAGCGGCTGGCGTGA
- a CDS encoding transglycosylase SLT domain-containing protein, giving the protein MPAKGKHRRPKHYRITRKLALAGTGGAALTLPLIGATTAGAAETAAAPTTYSVVAGDTLSEIAATHSVSGGWQQLYAANRSVVGDNPSIIRPGIKLKLGTQAGTDRASRSAARTTLTPAAKPAAKPAAAKPATAYPNNLDGWIRESLAVMAEHGIPGSYNGIHRNVMRESSGNPLAINNWDINARNGIPSKGLLQVIDPTFRAYHVPGTSTNSYDPVANITAACNYAAARYGSIDNVNGAY; this is encoded by the coding sequence ATGCCTGCAAAGGGTAAGCACCGTCGGCCGAAGCACTACCGGATCACCCGCAAGCTGGCGCTCGCCGGTACGGGTGGCGCGGCCCTCACTCTCCCGCTGATCGGTGCGACCACCGCCGGGGCCGCGGAGACGGCCGCCGCTCCCACGACGTATTCCGTGGTCGCGGGCGACACCCTTTCGGAGATCGCAGCGACGCATTCCGTGAGCGGCGGCTGGCAGCAGCTCTACGCGGCGAACCGGAGCGTCGTCGGTGACAACCCGTCGATCATCCGGCCCGGCATCAAGTTGAAGCTCGGCACCCAGGCGGGGACCGACCGCGCGAGCAGGTCCGCTGCCCGGACCACCCTCACGCCCGCTGCCAAGCCCGCGGCCAAGCCCGCCGCCGCCAAGCCCGCCACCGCCTACCCGAACAATCTCGACGGGTGGATCCGCGAGTCCCTCGCCGTCATGGCCGAGCACGGAATTCCCGGCTCCTACAACGGAATCCACCGCAATGTGATGCGGGAGTCCTCGGGCAATCCGCTGGCGATCAACAACTGGGACATCAATGCCCGCAACGGCATCCCGTCCAAGGGGCTGCTCCAGGTCATCGATCCGACCTTCCGCGCCTACCACGTGCCCGGCACCTCGACGAACTCCTACGACCCGGTCGCGAACATCACCGCCGCCTGCAACTACGCGGCCGCGCGCTACGGCTCGATCGACAACGTCAACGGGGCCTACTAG
- a CDS encoding phytoene/squalene synthase family protein, protein MPSWRTTLTGAGISGPRLRDDYTRAARRVLRREPAPYLALRLLAAPQLVPALAAGLAFMNLVDDTAETGTPQQRAAGLAALSGRVEAALESGDSPDPLLRAYAHAVDSRGLPPHWVSRFLRGAATAEAGFDGFAAEEDFQAYLDAYAWPGVLVFTGLQYQGGPDPEQAAGWRRFVDAAQRVDFLADLCGDLADGRLCIPRSRLDEHSVTRADLERARDTPAVRALLAAECRRARTALDAAHGIGDLAEPGLRPVIATMTELMAHQLTAVERAGVAALRRDIGYGLAAPLRILVRAARRRPV, encoded by the coding sequence ATGCCCAGTTGGCGCACCACCCTCACGGGGGCCGGCATATCCGGCCCCCGGCTGCGCGACGACTACACCCGCGCCGCGCGCCGGGTGCTCCGCCGCGAGCCCGCCCCGTACCTGGCGCTGCGGCTGCTCGCCGCGCCGCAGCTGGTGCCCGCCCTCGCCGCGGGTCTCGCCTTCATGAACCTGGTCGACGACACCGCCGAGACCGGTACCCCGCAGCAGCGGGCCGCCGGACTCGCAGCGCTGTCCGGGCGGGTGGAGGCGGCCCTGGAGTCCGGGGACAGCCCCGATCCCCTCCTGCGGGCCTATGCGCACGCGGTGGACTCCCGCGGCTTGCCGCCGCACTGGGTCTCCCGCTTCCTCCGGGGCGCCGCCACGGCCGAGGCCGGCTTCGACGGCTTCGCCGCGGAGGAGGACTTCCAGGCCTACCTCGACGCCTACGCGTGGCCCGGGGTGCTGGTCTTCACCGGACTGCAGTACCAGGGCGGCCCCGACCCGGAACAGGCCGCGGGCTGGCGGCGGTTCGTCGACGCCGCCCAGCGCGTGGACTTCCTCGCCGACCTCTGCGGGGACCTCGCGGACGGCCGGCTCTGCATCCCGCGCAGCCGGCTCGACGAGCACTCCGTCACCCGCGCCGACCTGGAACGGGCCCGCGACACCCCGGCCGTGCGCGCCCTCCTGGCCGCCGAGTGCCGGCGGGCCCGCACGGCCCTGGACGCCGCCCACGGCATCGGCGACCTCGCCGAACCCGGGCTGCGTCCGGTCATCGCGACCATGACGGAGCTGATGGCGCACCAGCTGACCGCCGTGGAGCGGGCGGGGGTCGCCGCCCTGCGCCGGGACATCGGCTACGGCCTGGCGGCGCCCCTGCGGATCCTCGTCCGCGCCGCCCGGCGTCGCCCGGTGTGA
- a CDS encoding serine/threonine-protein kinase has product MDTSEAGRQLIDGRFELVAPLGSGGMGTVWRARDIALHREVALKEVRPPDPATAAAQPGLADQMRERAVREARALARLAHPHVVTIHHIVEPAEGTDGHPWIVMEMVRGGSLYDRLESGPMPPAEVVRLGLDVLSALRAAHAEGILHRDVKPANVLLRPDGSAVLTDFGIAALHDSTGLTATGVLIGSPEYIAPERVRGEEGLAASDLWSLGMLLYVAAEGTNPLRRATSLATVVAVLDEPIPAPVRSGPLGPVLERLLVRDPAARPDGAQLEQLLRAASAALGSGYAAPVAAAPVAAAPVVSVPVVSVPPVSAPAAPGVPGQYGPYGGPYGSPTPPPYGQGASPYAASTTPVALTPAARRRPALIGAALTVVLAAAVVGIVQLMPDGNSGDDDAADSRATRPAVATPGGTAAATPGAKASTSKTDTARGNMLTPQNIRIALDALKVKTGTTTFVDLKVYEGYVLASIPTAPGADTVDAWQYRDGAAKRTGPDGTVEEGEPLIDMAAVNWDALPGLLEQSKKDLGVEKPTSTYVIVEPWMMDQVPCMRPYISDEYGRGGYVLAGIDGKVKKVTKL; this is encoded by the coding sequence ATGGATACGAGTGAGGCCGGCAGACAGCTGATCGACGGCCGTTTCGAGCTGGTCGCCCCCCTGGGCAGCGGGGGCATGGGTACGGTGTGGCGCGCTCGCGACATCGCCCTCCATCGTGAGGTCGCGCTCAAGGAGGTGCGCCCGCCGGACCCGGCGACCGCCGCCGCACAGCCCGGCCTCGCGGACCAGATGCGCGAACGCGCCGTCCGCGAGGCCCGCGCCCTCGCCCGTCTCGCCCACCCCCACGTGGTGACGATCCACCACATCGTCGAGCCCGCGGAGGGCACGGACGGGCACCCGTGGATCGTCATGGAGATGGTCCGCGGCGGTTCCCTCTACGACCGCCTCGAGTCCGGCCCCATGCCGCCCGCCGAGGTGGTGCGGCTCGGTCTCGACGTGCTGTCCGCGCTGCGCGCCGCCCACGCCGAGGGGATCCTCCACCGCGACGTGAAGCCCGCCAACGTGTTGCTCCGCCCCGACGGGTCGGCCGTGCTGACCGACTTCGGCATCGCCGCGCTCCACGACTCCACCGGACTCACCGCGACCGGTGTGCTGATCGGCTCCCCGGAGTACATCGCACCCGAGCGGGTCCGCGGGGAGGAGGGGTTGGCCGCCTCTGACCTGTGGTCGCTCGGCATGCTCCTCTACGTGGCCGCCGAGGGGACCAACCCGCTGCGCCGGGCCACCAGCCTGGCCACGGTCGTCGCCGTGCTCGACGAGCCCATTCCGGCGCCCGTGCGCTCCGGCCCGCTGGGGCCCGTACTGGAACGGCTGCTCGTACGGGACCCGGCCGCCCGGCCCGACGGGGCTCAGCTGGAACAACTGCTCCGGGCCGCGAGCGCCGCTCTCGGATCCGGCTACGCGGCGCCGGTGGCCGCTGCGCCGGTCGCCGCCGCGCCGGTGGTCTCCGTGCCGGTGGTCTCCGTGCCTCCCGTTTCCGCGCCGGCCGCGCCCGGTGTCCCGGGTCAGTACGGCCCGTACGGCGGCCCGTACGGATCGCCCACCCCGCCGCCGTACGGCCAGGGGGCCTCCCCCTACGCGGCCTCCACCACGCCCGTCGCGCTGACGCCCGCGGCGCGCAGGCGCCCGGCCCTGATCGGCGCCGCGCTGACCGTGGTGCTGGCGGCCGCGGTCGTCGGGATCGTGCAGTTGATGCCCGACGGGAACTCCGGGGACGACGACGCGGCCGACTCCCGCGCCACCCGGCCCGCCGTCGCCACTCCGGGCGGTACCGCGGCCGCCACCCCCGGTGCGAAGGCGAGCACCTCGAAGACCGACACGGCCCGCGGCAACATGCTCACCCCGCAGAACATCCGGATCGCCCTGGACGCGCTCAAGGTGAAGACCGGCACCACCACCTTCGTGGACCTCAAGGTCTACGAGGGCTACGTCCTCGCCTCGATCCCCACCGCCCCCGGCGCCGATACCGTCGACGCCTGGCAGTACCGCGACGGCGCCGCCAAGCGCACGGGCCCGGACGGCACCGTCGAGGAGGGCGAGCCGCTCATCGACATGGCCGCCGTCAACTGGGACGCGCTGCCCGGCCTGCTGGAGCAGTCCAAGAAGGACCTGGGTGTCGAGAAGCCGACCTCGACCTACGTGATCGTCGAACCCTGGATGATGGACCAGGTCCCCTGCATGCGGCCCTACATCAGTGACGAGTACGGTCGCGGCGGCTACGTGCTCGCCGGAATCGACGGCAAGGTCAAGAAGGTCACCAAGCTCTGA
- a CDS encoding peptide-N4-asparagine amidase, which yields MRRHRITGLLGAIALTAATLAAAGPAYAAGTPAADPPPAEFGTDWHDPLTAAPPVARPATRSCRVTLAEAQFRDFTPYRGSYAPPAACGATGWAKVVLRLDGKVKGRQYDRLGHLSLGGVEILRTSTPQPSPDGITWSVQKDVTRYRDTLARPQPVEMLIGNVVNDTYTGVIDVKVTLTFYAADGRNPAPDTPDRVLPLTSPSVTTPRNTERLLAEVYATGSGGGCEEYWYMTTPDAAPYSCKAADGPYREVQISVDGRLAGIAAPFPTVWTGGWSNPFLWYVTPGPRAFDVQPIRYDLTPYAALLNDGRPHRIEVSVVGVPAGQSGWSTPTNLLLWQDEAREVVTGALTRYEPGDPTGRSRWTPAAPGAQHRLDTEGGHRLTVAGHLNTSHGRVATTVTRVVRGTSVHRWTDGENQDALTATWTDEESVTRGPTTTRTDRTYTMDGETTLGAGDRLRTVLSLGDRADTVTLRGGKPVDGSRLDDRYTGDATYTANVPRDQRHAVATTSARYRLYGSAAPGGCYDRTVATAQGALTVDRRHC from the coding sequence ATGAGACGACACAGGATCACCGGCCTGCTCGGCGCGATCGCGCTGACCGCCGCCACCCTGGCCGCCGCGGGACCCGCGTACGCCGCCGGGACCCCGGCCGCGGACCCGCCGCCCGCCGAGTTCGGCACCGACTGGCACGACCCCCTCACGGCCGCCCCACCCGTCGCCCGGCCCGCGACCCGGTCCTGCCGGGTGACCCTCGCGGAGGCACAGTTCCGCGACTTCACGCCCTACCGGGGCAGTTACGCACCGCCCGCCGCCTGCGGCGCGACCGGCTGGGCCAAGGTGGTCCTGCGCCTCGACGGCAAGGTCAAGGGCCGCCAGTACGACCGGCTCGGTCACCTCTCCCTCGGCGGGGTCGAGATCCTGCGCACGTCCACCCCGCAGCCCTCGCCCGACGGCATCACCTGGTCCGTCCAGAAGGACGTCACCCGCTACCGCGATACCCTCGCCCGCCCGCAGCCCGTCGAGATGCTCATCGGCAACGTCGTGAACGACACGTACACCGGCGTCATCGACGTCAAGGTGACCCTGACCTTCTACGCTGCCGACGGCCGCAACCCGGCCCCGGACACCCCCGACCGCGTCCTGCCCCTCACCTCCCCGTCGGTCACCACGCCGCGCAACACGGAGCGCCTCCTCGCCGAGGTGTACGCCACCGGCTCGGGCGGCGGCTGCGAGGAGTACTGGTACATGACCACCCCCGACGCGGCCCCGTACTCCTGCAAGGCAGCCGACGGCCCGTACCGCGAGGTGCAGATCTCCGTCGACGGACGGCTCGCCGGCATCGCCGCGCCGTTCCCCACCGTCTGGACCGGCGGCTGGTCCAACCCCTTCCTCTGGTACGTCACCCCCGGCCCGCGCGCCTTCGACGTCCAGCCGATCCGCTACGACCTCACCCCCTACGCCGCCCTCCTCAACGACGGCCGGCCGCACCGCATCGAGGTCTCCGTCGTCGGGGTCCCCGCCGGACAGAGCGGTTGGAGCACCCCCACCAACCTCCTGCTCTGGCAGGACGAGGCCCGGGAGGTCGTCACCGGCGCCCTGACCCGGTACGAGCCGGGCGATCCGACCGGCCGCTCCCGCTGGACGCCCGCGGCCCCCGGCGCGCAGCACCGCCTGGACACCGAGGGCGGACACCGGCTCACGGTCGCCGGACACCTGAACACCTCCCACGGTCGCGTGGCCACCACCGTCACCCGCGTCGTCCGGGGCACTTCCGTGCACCGCTGGACCGACGGCGAGAACCAGGACGCGCTCACCGCCACCTGGACCGACGAGGAGAGCGTGACGCGGGGGCCGACCACCACGCGGACCGACCGCACCTACACGATGGACGGCGAGACCACCCTCGGCGCCGGCGACCGGCTGCGCACCGTCCTCTCGCTCGGCGACCGCGCCGACACCGTCACCCTGCGGGGCGGCAAGCCCGTCGACGGCTCCCGGCTCGACGACCGGTACACGGGCGACGCCACCTACACCGCTAACGTCCCGCGCGACCAGCGGCACGCCGTCGCCACCACGTCCGCCCGCTACCGGTTGTACGGTTCCGCAGCCCCGGGCGGGTGTTACGACCGGACGGTGGCCACCGCCCAGGGCGCGCTCACGGTGGACCGCCGACACTGCTGA
- the rraA gene encoding ribonuclease E activity regulator RraA: MSVTPVPTADLYDEYGEFLAICATGFRQFGGRRLFAGPVRTVRCHEDNALLRTLLHTPGEGAVLVVDGGGLPRTALVGDLIAGAAEANGWAGLIVNGSVRDSVALGGLDLGIKALGTVPRKSGKTGDGAVDEPVTIGDVTFRAGDTVHADDDGVDVLPR, translated from the coding sequence ATGAGCGTCACCCCCGTCCCCACAGCCGACTTGTACGACGAGTACGGCGAGTTCCTGGCCATCTGCGCCACCGGGTTCCGCCAGTTCGGCGGCCGCAGGCTGTTCGCCGGTCCCGTACGGACCGTGCGCTGCCACGAGGACAACGCGCTGCTGCGCACCCTCCTCCACACGCCGGGGGAGGGCGCTGTCCTCGTCGTGGACGGCGGCGGTTTGCCCCGCACCGCCCTCGTCGGCGACCTCATCGCGGGCGCGGCCGAGGCCAACGGCTGGGCCGGCCTGATCGTCAATGGCTCGGTCCGCGACAGCGTCGCCCTCGGCGGGCTCGACCTCGGCATCAAGGCGCTCGGCACGGTTCCCCGCAAGAGCGGCAAGACCGGTGACGGCGCGGTCGACGAGCCCGTGACCATCGGCGACGTCACTTTCCGCGCCGGGGACACCGTCCACGCGGACGACGACGGCGTGGACGTCCTGCCCCGCTGA
- a CDS encoding GlsB/YeaQ/YmgE family stress response membrane protein has protein sequence MGIVSWIILGLLAGGIAKVLLPGRDPGGLIGTTLIGVAGAFIGGWLSAKVLDKPIQTEFFDLATWGSAIAGSLVLLIGYRILFGNSRN, from the coding sequence ATGGGGATCGTCAGCTGGATCATCCTGGGACTGCTGGCCGGGGGCATCGCCAAGGTCCTGCTGCCCGGCCGTGACCCCGGTGGCCTGATCGGGACCACCCTCATCGGCGTCGCCGGCGCCTTCATCGGCGGCTGGCTGTCGGCGAAGGTCCTGGACAAGCCTATTCAGACCGAGTTCTTCGACCTCGCCACCTGGGGCTCCGCCATCGCGGGCTCACTGGTCCTGCTGATCGGCTACCGCATCCTCTTCGGCAACTCCCGGAACTGA
- a CDS encoding DMT family transporter: MNDTTLAVGLCLASAVAYAAAAVAQERLARAAVARTAKALLGSGAWWWSAGLNAAAALLHAAALRYGPLTLVQPLGALTLVAAVPLGARRSGRRVAATEWRGTLATVAGLGLLLLPASGPAPDDTLTLIEALAVSGATLAVIMMLTADKDPRSGLRHATASGLASAAASALTQTVAVAAGRGGALLSVRVVSVALLVMVFAVGGMLLSQRAYRGGLGAPLAVVNLANPLAAAAIGMVLLGERLQGGVPGLLLAGAGAFLAARGVVLLTRTPSAGAGPGTGPVTGAELPVAAGRVAV, translated from the coding sequence ATGAACGACACCACCCTCGCCGTCGGGCTCTGCCTGGCTTCGGCCGTGGCCTACGCAGCCGCCGCCGTCGCCCAGGAACGGCTCGCCCGGGCCGCCGTCGCGCGCACCGCCAAGGCCCTGCTGGGCTCCGGGGCTTGGTGGTGGTCGGCGGGGCTGAACGCCGCCGCCGCGCTGCTGCACGCGGCGGCCCTGCGCTACGGCCCCCTCACCCTCGTGCAGCCGCTCGGCGCGCTCACCCTGGTGGCCGCCGTCCCGCTGGGGGCGCGGCGGTCCGGCCGCCGGGTGGCGGCCACCGAATGGCGGGGCACCCTGGCCACCGTCGCCGGTCTCGGCCTGCTGCTGCTCCCGGCCTCCGGACCGGCCCCCGACGACACCCTCACGCTGATCGAGGCGCTGGCCGTCTCCGGCGCGACCCTCGCCGTGATCATGATGCTGACCGCGGACAAGGACCCGCGCTCGGGGCTGCGCCACGCGACCGCCTCCGGGCTGGCCTCCGCGGCGGCCTCCGCCCTGACCCAGACGGTGGCCGTGGCGGCCGGTCGCGGCGGAGCCCTGCTCAGCGTCCGGGTCGTCTCCGTGGCCCTGCTCGTCATGGTGTTCGCCGTCGGCGGGATGCTCCTGTCACAACGGGCCTACCGCGGCGGTCTCGGCGCCCCGCTGGCCGTGGTGAACCTCGCCAACCCGCTGGCCGCGGCCGCCATCGGCATGGTCCTGCTCGGCGAACGACTGCAGGGCGGAGTGCCGGGACTGCTGCTGGCCGGCGCCGGAGCCTTCCTGGCGGCGCGCGGGGTGGTCCTGCTCACCCGGACGCCCTCCGCCGGCGCGGGTCCGGGCACCGGCCCCGTCACGGGCGCCGAGCTCCCCGTAGCGGCCGGCCGCGTGGCGGTCTGA
- a CDS encoding phosphatase PAP2 family protein: MSSHTTPAGPAAGPRAARRLIRELLLVVGFFAVYKAGRLLSTDRTDEAFRNAARTWDAERFLHLPGEGAVQRLLLHGDALVTTANTYYAVVHFPATALFLIWLYVRRPAHYLWTRRVLAGLTGAALVLHLAFPLAPPRLLDAAGLIDTAQVYGPTVYKAAPAEDTLANQFAAMPSLHFGWALMLALGVIAATSSRWRFLWLLHPLLTLLVIVGTANHYWLDAVVAALLLWAALLLVPKPRTSDPDPDRGRGPDARTGPEPDQDVPVRSLPRPRSADSAVGARR; encoded by the coding sequence ATGAGCTCCCACACCACACCTGCCGGGCCGGCAGCCGGACCGAGAGCCGCGCGCCGCCTCATACGCGAGCTGCTGCTCGTCGTGGGCTTCTTCGCCGTCTACAAGGCGGGCCGGTTGCTCTCGACCGACCGCACGGACGAGGCCTTCCGCAACGCGGCGCGCACCTGGGACGCCGAGCGCTTCCTGCACCTGCCCGGCGAGGGCGCGGTACAGCGGTTGCTGCTGCACGGGGACGCCCTCGTCACCACCGCGAACACCTACTACGCGGTCGTCCACTTCCCCGCGACCGCGCTCTTCCTGATCTGGCTCTACGTCCGGCGCCCCGCCCACTACCTGTGGACGCGCCGCGTACTCGCCGGACTCACCGGTGCCGCCCTCGTCCTGCACCTGGCCTTCCCGCTCGCGCCCCCGCGACTCCTCGACGCCGCGGGGCTCATCGACACCGCCCAGGTCTACGGGCCCACCGTCTACAAGGCCGCACCGGCCGAGGACACCCTGGCGAACCAGTTCGCCGCCATGCCCTCACTGCACTTCGGCTGGGCGCTGATGCTGGCGCTCGGCGTGATCGCCGCCACCTCCTCGCGGTGGCGCTTCCTGTGGCTGCTGCACCCGCTGCTGACCCTGCTCGTGATAGTCGGCACCGCCAACCACTACTGGCTCGACGCCGTCGTGGCCGCCCTCCTGCTGTGGGCGGCCCTGCTGCTCGTCCCCAAGCCGCGCACGAGCGATCCCGATCCGGACCGGGGCCGGGGCCCGGACGCGCGAACGGGTCCGGAGCCCGACCAGGACGTCCCCGTACGAAGCCTGCCGCGCCCGCGGAGCGCGGACTCGGCCGTAGGAGCCCGACGATGA
- a CDS encoding TetR/AcrR family transcriptional regulator, giving the protein MTSTPPPARRSKITPEREQEFYDAVLEQLREYGYEALTMEGVAARASCGKSTLYRQWKTKPQLVAAALRAGRRGTLVAVDTGSLAGDLREAARIAAGTSGRDTRLTQALGHAVLSDEELQAALREALVEPELAAFAEMVGRAVARGEIAADHPAVEFLPAQLMGVLRIRPVLEGRYADADYLVRFVDAVMLPSLGLAPSRPTGPPAERTP; this is encoded by the coding sequence ATGACGTCGACGCCGCCCCCCGCCCGCCGCTCCAAGATCACCCCGGAGCGTGAGCAGGAGTTCTACGACGCCGTCCTGGAGCAGCTGCGCGAGTACGGCTACGAGGCCCTGACCATGGAGGGCGTTGCCGCCCGGGCCAGCTGCGGCAAGTCGACGCTCTACCGGCAGTGGAAGACCAAGCCCCAGCTCGTCGCCGCCGCCCTGCGCGCGGGCCGCCGCGGCACCCTCGTCGCCGTGGACACCGGGTCACTGGCCGGCGACCTGCGCGAGGCGGCCCGGATCGCGGCCGGCACCTCCGGCAGGGACACCCGACTGACACAGGCCCTCGGGCACGCCGTGCTCAGCGACGAGGAACTCCAGGCCGCGCTGCGCGAGGCACTGGTCGAGCCGGAGCTGGCCGCGTTCGCCGAGATGGTCGGACGGGCCGTGGCGCGCGGTGAGATCGCCGCGGACCATCCGGCCGTGGAGTTCCTGCCCGCCCAGCTGATGGGCGTCCTGCGGATCCGGCCGGTACTGGAGGGGCGGTACGCGGACGCCGACTACCTGGTCCGGTTCGTGGACGCCGTGATGCTCCCGTCCCTGGGCCTCGCACCGTCCCGCCCCACCGGCCCCCCGGCCGAGCGGACCCCCTGA
- a CDS encoding TerD family protein yields MTGVRKGLAKVEFALRWDPSPTGTPANDLDIVAAVYGAGDLHGTPVQLVHFGSRSPDGTITLNRDSHTGQGFGFDEVMTIELHRIAPGSSRVVVGVVIQNAEAGGAGPVKTFADIGGAGFRIREGHTDLAQGDFAAVTAATAATVAEFTRDASGPWSFDLRLHGFEADPEAFARTMGAPR; encoded by the coding sequence GTGACCGGTGTACGCAAGGGCCTGGCCAAGGTGGAGTTCGCCCTGCGGTGGGACCCGAGCCCGACGGGCACGCCCGCGAACGACCTCGACATAGTCGCCGCGGTCTACGGCGCCGGTGACCTCCACGGGACGCCCGTCCAGCTCGTGCACTTCGGCAGCCGGTCGCCGGACGGGACCATCACCTTGAACCGGGACAGCCACACCGGCCAGGGCTTCGGCTTCGACGAGGTGATGACCATCGAGCTGCACCGGATCGCGCCGGGGTCGAGCCGAGTGGTGGTCGGCGTGGTCATCCAGAACGCCGAAGCCGGCGGCGCGGGCCCCGTGAAGACCTTCGCCGACATCGGCGGCGCCGGGTTCCGGATCCGCGAGGGCCACACCGATCTCGCCCAGGGCGACTTCGCGGCCGTGACCGCCGCCACCGCGGCCACCGTCGCCGAATTCACCCGAGACGCCTCGGGGCCCTGGTCCTTCGACCTGCGACTGCACGGCTTCGAAGCCGACCCGGAGGCGTTCGCCCGGACCATGGGCGCGCCCCGCTGA
- a CDS encoding glutamate ABC transporter substrate-binding protein has product MKVPQAGAVAAVIAIALTASGCGVFDDGDQGDGTLAIGIKFDQPGIGLRETDGTYSGFDVDVATYVAKELGYKSDKIEFKQVYSNDRELLLQYNEVKFVVASYSINEKRKEKVDFAGPYFVAHQDLMTRAGDASITKAEDLNTKSLCSVSGSTSAENLRKNLAPKAGLLEMGGYSDCVVALQESRVDAMTTDNSILAGYAARKGNENKFKLLGQSLSNENYGIGVKKGNKELQGKINDALKKMVADGSWEAAVKKNFGENYRYEPAPAIIPVS; this is encoded by the coding sequence ATGAAGGTTCCCCAGGCCGGTGCGGTCGCCGCAGTGATCGCGATCGCCCTGACCGCCTCCGGGTGCGGCGTCTTCGACGATGGGGACCAGGGGGACGGGACCCTCGCCATCGGCATCAAGTTCGACCAGCCCGGCATAGGCCTGCGGGAGACCGACGGCACCTACTCCGGATTCGACGTCGACGTCGCCACCTATGTGGCCAAGGAGCTCGGCTACAAGTCGGACAAGATCGAATTCAAGCAGGTCTACAGCAACGACCGCGAACTGCTGCTCCAGTACAACGAGGTCAAGTTCGTCGTCGCGAGCTATTCGATCAACGAGAAGCGCAAGGAGAAGGTCGACTTCGCGGGCCCGTACTTCGTCGCGCACCAGGACCTGATGACGCGCGCCGGCGACGCTTCGATCACCAAGGCCGAGGACCTCAATACGAAGAGCCTGTGCTCGGTCTCCGGCTCCACCTCGGCCGAGAACCTCCGCAAGAACCTCGCCCCCAAGGCGGGCCTGCTGGAAATGGGCGGCTACTCGGACTGCGTCGTCGCGCTCCAGGAGAGCCGCGTGGACGCCATGACCACCGACAACTCCATCCTGGCCGGGTACGCCGCCCGGAAGGGCAACGAGAACAAGTTCAAGCTCCTCGGCCAGAGCCTGAGCAACGAGAACTACGGCATCGGCGTCAAGAAGGGCAACAAGGAGCTCCAGGGCAAGATCAACGACGCGCTGAAGAAGATGGTCGCCGACGGCTCCTGGGAGGCGGCCGTGAAGAAAAACTTCGGCGAGAACTACCGGTACGAGCCGGCTCCGGCGATCATCCCCGTGAGCTGA